The proteins below are encoded in one region of Hordeum vulgare subsp. vulgare chromosome 3H, MorexV3_pseudomolecules_assembly, whole genome shotgun sequence:
- the LOC123443104 gene encoding MADS-box transcription factor 3-like isoform X1 — translation MMSMMADLSCGASGVTVNDHQLTAPAPEESAVAGSEKMGRGRIEIKRIENTTNRQVTFCKRRNGLLKKAYELSVLCDAEVALVVFSSRGRLYEYSNNSVKATIERYKKANSDTSNSGTVAEVNAQYYQQESSKLRQQISSLQNSNSRSLVRDSVSTMTLRDLKQLEGRLEKGIAKIRARKNELMYAEVEYMQKREMELHNDNIYLRSKVSENERGQQPMNMMASGSTSSEYDHMVAPYDSRNFLQVNMQQQQHYSQQLQPTALQLGQQYFN, via the exons ATGATGAGCATGATG GCCGATTTGAGCTGCGGAGCTTCCGGTGTGACCGTGAATGATCATCAGCTGACGGCTCCGGCTCCGGAGGAGTCGGCGGTGGCGGGGAGCGAGAAGATGGGGAGGGGCCGGATCGAGATCAAGCGCATCGAGAACACCACCAACCGGCAGGTCACCTTCTGCAAGCGCCGCAACGGCCTCCTCAAGAAGGCGTACGAGCTCTCGGTGCTCTGTGACGCCGAGGTCGCCCTCGTCGTCTTCTCCAGCCGCGGCCGCCTCTACGAGTACTCAAACAACAG TGTGAAAGCCACCATTGAGAGGTACAAAAAGGCCAACAGTGACACATCCAACTCTGGCACGGTTGCAGAAGTCAATGCCCAG TACTACCAGCAGGAGTCCTCCAAGCTGCGCCAGCAGATCAGTAGCTTGCAAAACTCAAACAG TAGGTCACTGGTGAGAGATTCTGTCAGCACCATGACCCTGAGGGATCTTAAGCAGCTTGAAGGCAGGCTGGAGAAAGGCATAGCCAAGATAAGAGCTAGAAAG AATGAGCTGATGTATGCTGAAGTTGAGTATATGCAGAAGAGG GAAATGGAGCTACATAACGATAACATTTACCTGAGGAGCAAG GTGTCTGAGAATGAGAGGGGTCAGCAGCCGATGAACATGATGGCGTCGGGGTCGACGAGCAGCGAATACGATCACATGGTCGCGCCGTATGATTCCAGAAACTTCCTGCAGGTTAacatgcagcagcagcagcattaCTCCCAACAGCTGCAGCCAACTGCCCTTCAGCTCGG CCAGCAGTACTTCAACTAG
- the LOC123443104 gene encoding MADS-box transcription factor 3-like isoform X3: protein MMSMMADLSCGASGVTVNDHQLTAPAPEESAVAGSEKMGRGRIEIKRIENTTNRQVTFCKRRNGLLKKAYELSVLCDAEVALVVFSSRGRLYEYSNNSVKATIERYKKANSDTSNSGTVAEVNAQYYQQESSKLRQQISSLQNSNSRSLVRDSVSTMTLRDLKQLEGRLEKGIAKIRARKNELMYAEVEYMQKREMELHNDNIYLRSKVSENERGQQPMNMMASGSTSSEYDHMVAPYDSRNFLQVNMQQQQHYSQQLQPTALQLG, encoded by the exons ATGATGAGCATGATG GCCGATTTGAGCTGCGGAGCTTCCGGTGTGACCGTGAATGATCATCAGCTGACGGCTCCGGCTCCGGAGGAGTCGGCGGTGGCGGGGAGCGAGAAGATGGGGAGGGGCCGGATCGAGATCAAGCGCATCGAGAACACCACCAACCGGCAGGTCACCTTCTGCAAGCGCCGCAACGGCCTCCTCAAGAAGGCGTACGAGCTCTCGGTGCTCTGTGACGCCGAGGTCGCCCTCGTCGTCTTCTCCAGCCGCGGCCGCCTCTACGAGTACTCAAACAACAG TGTGAAAGCCACCATTGAGAGGTACAAAAAGGCCAACAGTGACACATCCAACTCTGGCACGGTTGCAGAAGTCAATGCCCAG TACTACCAGCAGGAGTCCTCCAAGCTGCGCCAGCAGATCAGTAGCTTGCAAAACTCAAACAG TAGGTCACTGGTGAGAGATTCTGTCAGCACCATGACCCTGAGGGATCTTAAGCAGCTTGAAGGCAGGCTGGAGAAAGGCATAGCCAAGATAAGAGCTAGAAAG AATGAGCTGATGTATGCTGAAGTTGAGTATATGCAGAAGAGG GAAATGGAGCTACATAACGATAACATTTACCTGAGGAGCAAG GTGTCTGAGAATGAGAGGGGTCAGCAGCCGATGAACATGATGGCGTCGGGGTCGACGAGCAGCGAATACGATCACATGGTCGCGCCGTATGATTCCAGAAACTTCCTGCAGGTTAacatgcagcagcagcagcattaCTCCCAACAGCTGCAGCCAACTGCCCTTCAGCTCGGGTAA
- the LOC123443104 gene encoding MADS-box transcription factor 3-like isoform X2 has protein sequence MMSMMADLSCGASGVTVNDHQLTAPAPEESAVAGSEKMGRGRIEIKRIENTTNRQVTFCKRRNGLLKKAYELSVLCDAEVALVVFSSRGRLYEYSNNSVKATIERYKKANSDTSNSGTVAEVNAQYYQQESSKLRQQISSLQNSNRSLVRDSVSTMTLRDLKQLEGRLEKGIAKIRARKNELMYAEVEYMQKREMELHNDNIYLRSKVSENERGQQPMNMMASGSTSSEYDHMVAPYDSRNFLQVNMQQQQHYSQQLQPTALQLGQQYFN, from the exons ATGATGAGCATGATG GCCGATTTGAGCTGCGGAGCTTCCGGTGTGACCGTGAATGATCATCAGCTGACGGCTCCGGCTCCGGAGGAGTCGGCGGTGGCGGGGAGCGAGAAGATGGGGAGGGGCCGGATCGAGATCAAGCGCATCGAGAACACCACCAACCGGCAGGTCACCTTCTGCAAGCGCCGCAACGGCCTCCTCAAGAAGGCGTACGAGCTCTCGGTGCTCTGTGACGCCGAGGTCGCCCTCGTCGTCTTCTCCAGCCGCGGCCGCCTCTACGAGTACTCAAACAACAG TGTGAAAGCCACCATTGAGAGGTACAAAAAGGCCAACAGTGACACATCCAACTCTGGCACGGTTGCAGAAGTCAATGCCCAG TACTACCAGCAGGAGTCCTCCAAGCTGCGCCAGCAGATCAGTAGCTTGCAAAACTCAAACAG GTCACTGGTGAGAGATTCTGTCAGCACCATGACCCTGAGGGATCTTAAGCAGCTTGAAGGCAGGCTGGAGAAAGGCATAGCCAAGATAAGAGCTAGAAAG AATGAGCTGATGTATGCTGAAGTTGAGTATATGCAGAAGAGG GAAATGGAGCTACATAACGATAACATTTACCTGAGGAGCAAG GTGTCTGAGAATGAGAGGGGTCAGCAGCCGATGAACATGATGGCGTCGGGGTCGACGAGCAGCGAATACGATCACATGGTCGCGCCGTATGATTCCAGAAACTTCCTGCAGGTTAacatgcagcagcagcagcattaCTCCCAACAGCTGCAGCCAACTGCCCTTCAGCTCGG CCAGCAGTACTTCAACTAG